A window of Streptomyces marispadix contains these coding sequences:
- the pepN gene encoding aminopeptidase N produces the protein MRSLTRDEAQTRAGLLDVERYVIDLDLTCGGEVFGSVTTVRFSVKEGRGGADSFVEVRPVELLGAELDGVALDTEGAFADGRLWLRGLAEGVHELRVEARMGFSRVGEGMHRFTDPADGRVYLYTQCFLDDAPLVFACFDQPDLKAVFEVGVTAPEGWTVLGNGVARRVPGSGGRWVCAPTPRLSTYLVAVVAGPYHSVRTEHAGLPFGLHVRRSLGEFLDADAEELLEVTRRCFDRYHELFDEPYPFDSYDQAFVPEFNAGAMENPGLVTLRDEYVFRSAVTGLDRRTRGVTVAHEMAHMWFGDLVTLRWWDDIWLNESFAEYMGYRTLREATRFSGVWTDFAVARKGWGYDADQRPSTHPVAPEPGSVPDTASALLNFDGISYAKGASVLRQLVAWLGERDFLAGVNRHLTRHRFGNASLTDFVGSLAEASGRDVHGWAERWLRTTGVDGFSPSVSEGHGQWSVALRHEGSRPHRLELGLYDVAPAEPGRLVLRERLGRDVGAEEAESVVVAEGPRPDLLLVNDGDLTYAKVRLDGVSWGTVRGALSGLPDALSRAVVWNAVRDMVRDGELAPGEFLEAVRVHAPAESEVAVLEGVLSFARGTVADCFVPVERRGAALGLLAGVCGEVLAGSDCASGSGTGAAGAGPGSGVDVAGLRLTAVRRFIDCASDSGELLAWREAGSVPGGPVLDAELRWRLLLRLSALGAVGEAEIDGELAADPGAAGEEGAARCRAALPDAAGKEAAWGAMFFSDGLSNYLLRATAEGFWQAEQGELLAAGGFAERYFADVVPVAARRGAAVASVLGRTAFPRTVVEETVLRRGLECVAGAGLTPALRRELVDRLDDLRRALRVRGLV, from the coding sequence ATGCGATCACTGACGCGCGATGAGGCGCAGACGCGGGCCGGGCTTCTCGATGTGGAGCGGTACGTCATCGATCTCGATCTGACGTGCGGCGGGGAGGTGTTCGGGTCGGTGACGACGGTGCGTTTCTCCGTGAAGGAGGGGCGCGGCGGGGCCGATTCGTTCGTCGAGGTGCGGCCCGTCGAGTTGCTGGGGGCAGAGCTGGACGGGGTGGCGCTGGATACGGAGGGGGCTTTCGCGGATGGCCGGTTGTGGCTGCGGGGTCTGGCCGAGGGGGTTCATGAGCTGCGTGTCGAGGCGCGTATGGGGTTTTCGCGGGTCGGTGAGGGGATGCACCGGTTCACGGATCCGGCGGACGGGCGGGTGTATCTGTACACGCAGTGTTTTCTGGATGATGCGCCGCTGGTGTTCGCGTGTTTCGACCAGCCTGACTTGAAGGCGGTCTTCGAGGTGGGGGTGACGGCGCCGGAGGGTTGGACGGTGCTGGGCAACGGTGTGGCGCGGCGGGTGCCGGGGAGTGGTGGCCGTTGGGTGTGTGCGCCGACGCCGCGGTTGAGTACGTATCTGGTGGCGGTGGTGGCGGGGCCCTATCACTCGGTGCGTACGGAGCATGCGGGGTTGCCGTTCGGTCTTCATGTGCGGCGTTCTCTGGGGGAGTTCCTGGATGCGGATGCGGAGGAGCTGCTGGAGGTTACGCGGCGTTGTTTCGACCGTTATCACGAGTTGTTCGACGAGCCGTATCCGTTCGACTCGTACGACCAGGCTTTCGTGCCGGAGTTCAATGCGGGTGCGATGGAGAATCCGGGGCTGGTGACGTTGCGGGACGAGTATGTGTTCCGTTCGGCGGTGACGGGTCTGGATCGTCGTACGCGTGGTGTGACGGTGGCTCATGAGATGGCCCATATGTGGTTCGGGGATCTGGTGACCCTGCGGTGGTGGGACGACATCTGGCTGAACGAGTCGTTCGCGGAGTACATGGGGTATCGGACGCTGCGTGAGGCGACGCGTTTCTCGGGGGTGTGGACGGATTTCGCGGTGGCGCGTAAGGGGTGGGGTTATGACGCGGATCAGCGGCCGTCGACTCATCCGGTGGCTCCGGAGCCGGGTTCTGTGCCGGATACTGCTTCGGCGTTGCTGAATTTCGATGGGATCTCTTATGCGAAGGGTGCGTCGGTGCTGCGTCAGTTGGTGGCGTGGCTGGGTGAGCGGGATTTCCTCGCGGGGGTCAACAGGCATTTGACGCGGCACCGTTTCGGTAATGCGTCGCTGACGGATTTCGTGGGTTCACTGGCGGAGGCGTCGGGGCGTGATGTGCATGGCTGGGCGGAGCGCTGGCTGCGTACGACGGGGGTGGACGGGTTCTCCCCGTCGGTGTCGGAGGGTCATGGGCAGTGGTCGGTGGCGCTGCGGCATGAGGGGAGCCGTCCGCATCGTCTGGAGTTGGGTCTCTACGATGTGGCGCCCGCGGAGCCGGGGCGTCTGGTGCTGCGGGAGCGGCTGGGGCGTGATGTGGGGGCGGAGGAGGCGGAGTCGGTCGTGGTGGCGGAGGGGCCGCGTCCTGATCTGCTGTTGGTGAACGACGGTGATCTGACGTACGCGAAGGTGCGGTTGGACGGGGTTTCGTGGGGGACGGTGCGGGGGGCGTTGTCGGGGCTTCCGGATGCGTTGTCGCGTGCGGTGGTGTGGAACGCGGTGCGGGACATGGTGCGGGACGGGGAGTTGGCGCCGGGGGAGTTTCTGGAGGCGGTGCGGGTTCATGCTCCGGCGGAGTCCGAGGTGGCGGTGCTGGAGGGTGTGTTGTCGTTCGCGCGGGGGACGGTGGCGGACTGTTTTGTGCCGGTGGAGCGGCGTGGTGCGGCGTTGGGGCTGCTGGCGGGTGTGTGCGGTGAGGTGCTGGCGGGTTCGGATTGTGCTTCGGGGTCGGGCACGGGGGCGGCGGGGGCCGGTCCGGGGTCGGGTGTGGATGTCGCGGGGCTGCGTTTGACGGCGGTGCGCCGGTTCATCGACTGTGCTTCGGATTCCGGGGAGTTGCTGGCGTGGCGTGAGGCGGGTTCGGTGCCGGGTGGTCCGGTGCTGGATGCGGAGTTGCGGTGGCGGCTGCTGTTGCGTCTTTCGGCGCTGGGTGCGGTGGGTGAGGCGGAGATCGACGGGGAGCTGGCCGCCGATCCGGGGGCGGCGGGTGAGGAGGGTGCGGCTCGGTGCCGGGCTGCGTTGCCTGATGCGGCGGGCAAGGAGGCGGCGTGGGGGGCGATGTTCTTCTCGGACGGGTTGTCGAACTATCTGCTGCGGGCGACGGCGGAGGGGTTCTGGCAGGCGGAGCAGGGGGAGTTGCTGGCCGCCGGTGGTTTCGCGGAGCGGTATTTCGCGGATGTGGTGCCGGTGGCGGCGCGGCGTGGTGCTGCGGTGGCGTCGGTTCTGGGGCGTACGGCCTTTCCTCGTACGGTCGTTGAGGAGACGGTGTTGCGGCGTGGGCTGGAGTGTGTGGCGGGGGCGGGTCTGACGCCTGCGTTGCGGCGGGAGTTGGTGGACCGGCTGGATGATCTGCGGCGTGCGCTGCGGGTGCGGGGGCTTGTGTAG
- a CDS encoding coagulation factor 5/8 type domain-containing protein, translating to MSPTPHSPRGSGDPGSEPVAADASAPPSRTGVRRRTVLATIAAAGLGGAGVAAAPKAASALGLAGRSGVSAAEPDFGPNVSVFGPDTSAKDIQAKVDAVFKEQEKAQFGKARHAFLFKPGSYEADVNVGFFTQVAGLGLTPDEVKVSGAVHAEADWFDGNATQNFWRSAEGIAVTPKGGKDRWAVSQAAPYRRMHVKGDLELDDGGWSSGGLMADTVVDGQVRSGSQQQWLSRNTEWKSWEGANWNMVFVGAKNAPGGDGFPSPPYTTVEATPKVREKPYLYVDEGGAYQVFVPALRADSTGASWSGGAPKGESLPLDGFRIAKAGDSAKELNSALKDGKHLLLTPGVYELDEPLAVTEKNTVVLGLGLATLMPAGGDAALKVADVDGVKLAGFLVEAGAKNSPTLIEIGPKGADADHSANPTSLHDVFVRIGGAGEAKSETSLVINSSHVIADHLWLWRADHGDGVGWETNPADTGLVVNGSDVTAYGLFAEHYKKYQVIWNGERGRTYFFQNELPYDPPNQDAWMNGDTRGYAAYKVDGSVKDHQAFGLGSYCFFNVDKSVVADRSFEVPRAEGVKLHHMTSVSLGGTGTIEHVVNDTGGPANADKNVATVTSYP from the coding sequence ATGTCCCCCACACCCCACTCGCCCCGCGGCAGCGGTGACCCCGGCAGCGAGCCGGTCGCCGCGGACGCCTCCGCTCCGCCGTCCCGTACGGGAGTGCGCCGCCGTACGGTGCTGGCGACGATCGCCGCGGCCGGGCTCGGCGGCGCCGGCGTGGCCGCCGCGCCCAAGGCCGCCTCCGCCCTCGGTCTCGCCGGCCGGTCCGGAGTGTCCGCCGCGGAGCCCGACTTCGGCCCGAACGTGTCCGTGTTCGGCCCGGACACGTCCGCGAAGGACATCCAGGCGAAGGTCGACGCGGTCTTCAAGGAGCAGGAGAAGGCCCAGTTCGGCAAGGCGCGCCATGCGTTCCTGTTCAAGCCGGGCTCTTACGAGGCCGATGTGAACGTCGGCTTCTTCACCCAGGTCGCCGGTCTCGGTCTGACCCCGGACGAGGTGAAGGTCTCGGGCGCGGTGCACGCGGAGGCCGACTGGTTCGACGGCAACGCCACGCAGAACTTCTGGCGTTCGGCCGAGGGCATCGCGGTGACGCCGAAGGGCGGCAAGGACCGCTGGGCCGTCTCCCAGGCCGCCCCGTACCGGCGTATGCATGTGAAGGGCGATCTGGAGCTGGACGACGGCGGCTGGTCGAGCGGCGGTCTGATGGCGGACACGGTGGTCGACGGCCAGGTGCGTTCCGGTTCGCAGCAGCAGTGGCTCTCGCGCAACACCGAGTGGAAGAGCTGGGAAGGCGCGAACTGGAACATGGTCTTCGTGGGTGCGAAGAACGCCCCGGGCGGCGACGGCTTCCCCTCTCCCCCGTACACGACGGTCGAGGCGACGCCGAAGGTGCGTGAGAAGCCCTATCTGTACGTCGACGAGGGCGGCGCGTACCAGGTGTTCGTGCCCGCGCTGCGTGCCGACTCCACGGGGGCGAGCTGGTCCGGCGGTGCGCCCAAGGGCGAGTCGCTGCCGCTGGACGGCTTCCGCATCGCGAAGGCGGGCGACTCGGCGAAGGAGCTGAACTCGGCGCTGAAGGACGGCAAGCACCTGCTGCTGACGCCGGGCGTCTACGAGTTGGACGAGCCGCTGGCTGTGACGGAGAAGAACACCGTCGTGCTGGGGCTGGGCCTGGCCACGCTCATGCCGGCCGGAGGCGACGCGGCGTTGAAGGTGGCGGACGTGGACGGCGTGAAGCTCGCCGGTTTCCTCGTCGAGGCGGGCGCGAAGAACTCGCCGACGCTCATCGAGATCGGCCCGAAGGGCGCGGACGCGGACCACTCCGCCAACCCGACGTCGCTGCACGATGTGTTCGTACGCATCGGCGGTGCCGGTGAGGCGAAGTCGGAGACCAGCCTCGTCATCAACAGCTCCCATGTGATCGCCGACCATCTGTGGCTGTGGCGCGCCGACCACGGCGACGGCGTCGGCTGGGAGACCAACCCGGCCGACACCGGTCTGGTCGTCAACGGCAGTGATGTGACGGCCTACGGGCTGTTCGCGGAGCACTACAAGAAGTACCAGGTGATCTGGAACGGCGAGCGGGGCCGTACGTACTTCTTCCAGAACGAGCTGCCCTACGACCCGCCGAATCAGGACGCGTGGATGAACGGCGACACTCGCGGCTACGCGGCCTACAAGGTCGACGGCTCCGTGAAGGACCACCAGGCGTTCGGGCTGGGGAGTTACTGCTTCTTCAACGTCGACAAGTCCGTCGTCGCGGACCGTTCGTTCGAGGTGCCGCGGGCGGAGGGCGTGAAGCTTCACCACATGACGTCGGTGTCGCTGGGCGGTACGGGCACGATCGAGCACGTCGTCAACGACACGGGCGGGCCCGCGAACGCCGACAAGAACGTGGCGACGGTGACGTCCTACCCGTGA
- a CDS encoding pyridoxal phosphate-dependent decarboxylase family protein, protein MPLPTVPAQTGAAPLLAGGTQGAAALRPLTAVVADALEEGAARRCGPLPGGGPRRLAEVVGGVLRGGVLPEHGTGEREALSSLVRMVAQGAADPADPLCAAHLHCPPLAVAAAADLAASALNPSLDSWDQAPAASELEARTCAGLARLVYGERGAAPDALVTTGGTESNQLGLLLARERLGPDVRVVCGDSAHHSVRRAAWLLGLREPLLVPTPGGVLRAEALRGVLGAGRPCGGVLVVATAGTTDTGAIDPLDELADVAAEFGARLHVDAAYGGMLLFSRALRGRLAGLERAHSVTLDLHKLGWQPVAAGLFAVPDGGDLAPLDHRADYLNAGDDSDAGLPDLLGRSLRTTRRPDVLKIAVTLRALGRSGMAALVERTCAVARELAELVADDPALELFGMPELSTVLFRPVGADGEAVASVRRRLLADGRAVLGRARVAAPGGDGPEGTGLGHQGRSSGGDLPSGLWLKATLLNPYARRADLEALLKLVRDAVPSAPPPGPGRPDPYSPPTGGDTGTVTAAAHGAARTSSTGSTGSTGSTSGTSGTDGTADVRGSRKASTGTPGTARRPRS, encoded by the coding sequence ATGCCGCTCCCGACCGTGCCCGCACAGACAGGCGCCGCGCCGCTGCTCGCGGGCGGGACCCAAGGGGCCGCCGCGCTGCGGCCGTTGACGGCCGTGGTGGCCGATGCGCTGGAGGAGGGCGCGGCGAGGCGCTGCGGGCCGCTGCCCGGCGGCGGCCCGCGCCGGCTGGCCGAGGTGGTCGGTGGGGTGCTGCGCGGCGGTGTGCTGCCGGAGCACGGCACGGGTGAGCGTGAGGCGCTGTCGTCACTGGTGCGGATGGTGGCCCAGGGGGCGGCCGATCCCGCCGATCCGCTGTGTGCGGCGCATCTGCACTGCCCCCCGCTGGCCGTGGCCGCTGCCGCCGACCTCGCGGCGAGTGCGCTCAATCCGTCGCTGGACTCATGGGATCAGGCGCCTGCCGCTTCGGAGTTGGAGGCCCGTACGTGTGCCGGGCTGGCGCGGCTCGTGTACGGCGAGCGGGGCGCAGCGCCGGACGCGCTGGTGACCACGGGCGGTACGGAGTCGAATCAGCTCGGTCTGCTGCTCGCGCGTGAGCGTCTCGGTCCGGATGTGCGTGTCGTATGCGGGGATTCCGCGCATCACAGCGTGCGGCGTGCGGCGTGGCTGCTGGGGCTGCGCGAGCCGTTGCTCGTGCCCACGCCGGGCGGGGTGCTCCGCGCGGAGGCGCTGCGCGGGGTGCTCGGTGCGGGGCGCCCGTGCGGGGGCGTACTCGTGGTCGCGACGGCCGGTACGACCGATACGGGCGCTATCGATCCGCTGGACGAACTGGCCGATGTCGCCGCGGAGTTCGGTGCGCGGCTCCATGTGGACGCGGCGTACGGCGGCATGCTGCTCTTCAGCCGCGCTCTGCGTGGGCGGCTGGCCGGGCTGGAGCGGGCGCACAGCGTCACCCTCGATCTGCACAAGCTGGGCTGGCAGCCGGTCGCGGCAGGGCTGTTCGCGGTGCCGGACGGCGGGGACCTCGCGCCGCTCGACCACCGCGCCGACTATCTCAACGCCGGCGACGACAGCGACGCCGGGCTTCCCGATCTGCTGGGCCGCTCGCTGCGTACGACGCGGCGGCCCGACGTTCTGAAGATCGCCGTCACGCTGCGCGCCCTGGGCCGCAGTGGGATGGCCGCCCTTGTGGAGCGTACGTGTGCGGTGGCCCGGGAGCTGGCCGAACTGGTGGCGGACGACCCGGCGTTGGAGCTGTTCGGCATGCCGGAGCTGTCGACGGTGCTGTTCCGTCCCGTGGGCGCCGACGGTGAGGCGGTGGCCTCGGTGAGGCGACGGCTGCTGGCGGACGGCCGTGCGGTGCTGGGGCGGGCCCGCGTGGCTGCGCCCGGGGGCGATGGGCCTGAGGGCACCGGCCTCGGGCACCAGGGGCGAAGCAGCGGCGGTGATCTGCCCTCCGGTCTCTGGCTGAAGGCGACGCTGCTCAATCCGTATGCGCGCCGCGCCGATCTGGAGGCGCTGCTCAAGCTGGTGAGGGACGCCGTGCCGTCGGCTCCTCCGCCGGGGCCCGGGCGCCCGGACCCGTACTCGCCGCCGACCGGCGGAGACACGGGCACAGTCACGGCCGCTGCGCACGGCGCCGCCCGTACGAGCAGTACGGGCAGTACGGGCAGTACGGGCAGCACGAGCGGCACGAGCGGCACGGACGGCACCGCCGATGTGAGAGGCAGCAGGAAAGCCAGCACGGGCACCCCCGGCACCGCAAGGAGGCCCCGGTCATGA
- a CDS encoding lysine N(6)-hydroxylase/L-ornithine N(5)-oxygenase family protein, with protein sequence MTTADRPLIVPAQAKAQPGSPVAGRRRPDAAADGGQDGPPLDLLGVGVGPFNLSLAALAEGLPGLRTAFYEQRPGFQWHPGMLIEGATLQVPFLADLVTLADPASRWSFLSFLKARDRLFPFYFAERFHIERAEYDAYCRWVCEGLESVHFGHRVESVRWHPELRLFEVDFTRLGSDGPVAQGSSYARNLVLGVGTAPHVPEPLRALASSVGAGAPVVHSSDYLDHRERLLEAGHVTVIGSGQSGAEVFLDLLRRRPVGREGLHWLTRSAAFSPMEYSKLGLEHFTPDYTSYFHGLPESVRDRLVPRQWQLHKAVDHGTLGAVHDELYHRTLSGGWPDAVLTPGVAVRTAGRIGATRVELHLEHVEQGVRTRLATDAVVLATGYRERPLGSVLASLEPYLRRDASERLRIDEQYRLVTDRSVSGAVYVQNAERHTHGVGAPDLGLAAHRSAVILNSLTEQESYRIPRRTAFTTFGLRPEGPLASGTPGVAEQADPQHSDFRPLRMT encoded by the coding sequence ATGACGACAGCCGACCGTCCGCTCATCGTGCCTGCCCAGGCGAAGGCCCAGCCGGGGTCCCCCGTGGCCGGGCGGCGCCGCCCGGACGCCGCCGCCGACGGCGGGCAGGACGGCCCGCCGCTGGATCTGCTGGGCGTCGGCGTCGGCCCGTTCAACCTCTCACTCGCCGCGCTCGCCGAAGGGCTGCCCGGACTGCGCACGGCGTTCTACGAGCAGCGCCCCGGTTTCCAGTGGCACCCGGGCATGCTCATCGAGGGCGCCACCCTCCAAGTGCCGTTCCTCGCCGACCTGGTGACGCTCGCCGACCCCGCGAGCCGCTGGTCCTTCCTCAGCTTCCTCAAGGCACGCGACCGGCTCTTCCCGTTCTACTTCGCGGAGCGCTTCCACATCGAGCGTGCCGAGTACGACGCGTACTGCCGCTGGGTCTGCGAGGGCCTGGAGAGCGTCCACTTCGGCCACCGCGTGGAATCGGTGCGCTGGCACCCCGAACTGCGCCTGTTCGAGGTGGACTTCACTCGTCTCGGCTCCGACGGGCCTGTGGCGCAGGGCAGTTCCTACGCCCGCAACCTGGTCCTCGGCGTCGGCACCGCGCCGCATGTGCCGGAGCCGTTGCGTGCCCTGGCCTCGTCGGTGGGCGCGGGCGCGCCCGTGGTCCACTCGTCGGACTATCTCGACCACCGTGAGCGGCTGCTGGAGGCCGGGCATGTCACGGTCATCGGGTCGGGCCAGTCCGGGGCGGAGGTCTTCCTGGATCTGCTGCGCCGCCGCCCGGTCGGCAGGGAGGGGCTGCACTGGCTGACGCGCAGCGCCGCGTTCTCGCCCATGGAGTACAGCAAGCTGGGCCTGGAGCACTTCACCCCGGACTACACCAGCTACTTCCACGGGCTGCCCGAGTCCGTGAGGGACCGGCTGGTGCCCCGGCAGTGGCAGCTCCACAAGGCCGTCGACCACGGCACGCTGGGCGCCGTCCACGACGAGCTGTACCACCGGACGCTGAGCGGCGGCTGGCCGGACGCCGTGCTCACCCCCGGGGTCGCCGTCCGCACGGCGGGGCGCATCGGTGCCACGCGGGTGGAGCTTCATCTGGAACACGTCGAGCAGGGCGTACGTACGCGACTGGCGACGGATGCGGTGGTGCTGGCGACGGGCTACCGGGAGCGGCCGCTGGGCAGCGTGCTCGCGTCGCTGGAGCCGTATCTGCGGCGGGACGCGTCTGAGCGGCTGCGCATCGACGAGCAGTACCGGCTGGTGACGGACCGGTCGGTGTCGGGAGCGGTGTATGTGCAGAACGCCGAGCGGCATACGCACGGTGTGGGCGCGCCCGATCTGGGACTGGCCGCACACCGCAGCGCGGTGATCCTCAACTCCCTCACGGAGCAGGAGAGTTACCGCATCCCGAGGCGTACGGCCTTTACGACGTTCGGGCTGCGGCCGGAGGGGCCGCTGGCCAGCGGCACGCCGGGCGTGGCCGAGCAGGCCGACCCGCAGCACTCGGACTTCCGGCCGCTGCGCATGACCTAG
- a CDS encoding SIMPL domain-containing protein, whose amino-acid sequence MTNTPGHSAAAGPLPYGTPDEPRLAVRGEASLEFDPEIARIAVTVTARGTDRREALESLTRRNSNVLELLKEYGEAVEKLATGTFSVSPELTEKGRRERVRTYNGSVRITATVGDFTALGEMTTQLAELEMTRVEGPWWALREDSPAHREARQQAVREAVTRAREYAAALDAELVALLELADLGAENAAPASAPSFRGRPAGYGGEAAPALDLEPQRQRVQAQVNARFLMSRPAL is encoded by the coding sequence ATGACGAACACACCCGGTCACTCCGCAGCCGCCGGCCCCCTCCCCTACGGCACGCCCGACGAGCCGAGGCTGGCCGTGCGCGGCGAGGCCAGCCTCGAGTTCGATCCCGAGATCGCCCGCATCGCGGTGACGGTCACCGCACGCGGCACCGACCGGCGGGAGGCGCTGGAGTCGCTGACGCGCCGCAACTCCAATGTGCTGGAGCTGCTGAAGGAGTACGGCGAAGCCGTGGAGAAGCTGGCGACGGGCACGTTCTCGGTGTCGCCGGAGCTGACGGAGAAGGGCCGCCGTGAACGGGTGCGCACCTACAACGGAAGTGTGCGGATCACGGCCACCGTCGGTGACTTCACGGCGCTCGGCGAGATGACCACGCAGCTCGCCGAGTTGGAGATGACGAGGGTGGAGGGCCCCTGGTGGGCGCTGCGCGAGGACTCGCCCGCGCATCGCGAGGCGCGGCAGCAGGCGGTGCGGGAGGCCGTGACGAGGGCGCGTGAGTATGCGGCGGCGCTGGACGCGGAGTTGGTGGCGCTGCTGGAGCTGGCGGATCTGGGCGCGGAGAACGCAGCGCCCGCCTCCGCTCCGTCGTTCAGGGGCCGTCCCGCCGGATACGGGGGCGAGGCGGCTCCGGCGCTGGATCTTGAGCCGCAGCGGCAACGGGTCCAGGCGCAGGTCAACGCACGGTTCCTGATGAGCAGGCCC